Proteins encoded within one genomic window of Gemmatimonadaceae bacterium:
- a CDS encoding glycosyltransferase yields the protein MRSERLRVALVVGSMVRGGAEKQLLYWARALRDSGAEVRLYALTRGEPFEADVRNAGFSPVWIGERHGRAKRISALRAEARRFRPHIVQSTHFFANLYAATTALGTRALSVGTLRSDGTLEQSENGRWTPWLARAPHGLIANSSAGCRAALAFGAHPARVRMVANAIDVPQFDELASLAGRRAAPATGDVVLLGVGRLIAAKRFDVWLRVLARARQAIPGLRGVLIGDGQLRAELSRQAAELGLLPDGLEMLGERSDVPAQLGKADIYVSSSDHEGFPNVVLEAMTAALPVVATAAGGTVDVVRDGHTGFHVPVGDEDALVDCVLQLAKSPELRRRLGSAGRQRVIDESGLETLGQRLREAYRCIARGKRIPV from the coding sequence ATGCGGAGTGAGCGGCTCCGTGTCGCACTGGTCGTCGGCAGCATGGTGCGAGGCGGAGCAGAAAAACAGCTGCTCTATTGGGCGCGAGCGCTCCGCGACAGCGGCGCCGAGGTACGGCTGTACGCCCTCACGCGCGGCGAGCCGTTCGAGGCCGATGTTCGCAATGCGGGATTCTCGCCCGTGTGGATCGGCGAGCGACACGGTCGCGCCAAGCGAATCTCGGCGCTGCGAGCAGAGGCGCGCCGGTTTCGGCCGCACATCGTCCAAAGCACGCACTTTTTCGCCAACCTTTACGCCGCGACGACAGCGCTCGGGACCCGCGCGCTTTCCGTCGGAACGCTACGCAGCGACGGCACGCTCGAGCAAAGCGAGAACGGCCGGTGGACGCCGTGGTTGGCTCGCGCCCCGCATGGGCTGATCGCCAATTCGAGCGCGGGGTGCCGCGCCGCTCTCGCATTTGGTGCCCATCCGGCGCGTGTGCGAATGGTGGCCAACGCGATCGATGTCCCGCAATTCGATGAGCTAGCTTCCTTGGCGGGTCGCCGCGCAGCTCCGGCAACGGGCGATGTCGTCCTGCTCGGGGTGGGCCGTTTGATCGCGGCCAAGCGATTCGACGTCTGGCTCCGTGTCCTTGCGCGTGCTCGCCAGGCTATTCCCGGATTGCGGGGCGTTCTGATCGGCGACGGCCAATTGCGCGCGGAACTGTCACGCCAGGCCGCGGAACTCGGCCTTCTCCCGGACGGACTCGAGATGCTGGGCGAGCGCTCCGACGTTCCGGCCCAGTTAGGCAAGGCCGACATCTACGTATCGTCCTCCGATCACGAAGGATTTCCCAATGTGGTCCTGGAAGCGATGACGGCTGCGCTTCCGGTCGTCGCTACGGCCGCGGGCGGCACCGTCGATGTCGTACGCGACGGTCACACCGGCTTTCACGTTCCAGTCGGGGACGAGGACGCACTGGTGGACTGTGTTCTCCAGTTGGCGAAGTCGCCCGAGCTCCGTCGTCGCCTCGGTTCTGCCGGTCGTCAACGAGTGATCGACGAAAGCGGGTTGGAGACGCTTGGACAGCGTCTCCGTGAGGCGTACCGATGCATCGCACGCGGAAAGCGCATCCCGGTCTGA
- a CDS encoding right-handed parallel beta-helix repeat-containing protein: PNGSSGGAGTASSPWNLTTALAGAGGRIHPGDTVWMRAGTYGSGGYNQYTSTLTGTASAPIIVRQYPGERATINGFMTVNGGYTTFWGMEFMDSDPLRISHQSGSFATDIPRANYQVTVNGPGTKFVNVVVHDLGNGLAAWESATNAEVYGSLFYNNGWQGTDRAHGHGLYIQNLSGTKLLQDNIVFDNFDYGIQIYSQSTHINNITLDGNIAFNNGTLGTSEAQDIVAGGTENGMQNFVATGNMTYRNDRWKTAKFGLDYGVPSSNGRITGNYFGGMVQLQNWSSLTFTGNTLIGGTPQVVAIELMSGQSFSSYSMTAQQYFEPGSLGISQPFGTVTATAGGNGYTFSDWQRVTGRDAGSSFDAGSPSGQKIVVEPNKYESGRANIAVYNWSHGGAASVDLSSVLKPGDQFEVRNAQNFYGAPAYSGTYAGGTVSIPLPSVAPVAAIGGSPTAPLMTAPTFYAFVVLRTS; encoded by the coding sequence CGCCTAACGGATCGAGCGGCGGTGCGGGCACGGCCAGCTCGCCCTGGAATCTGACGACGGCGCTGGCTGGCGCCGGTGGCCGGATCCATCCGGGCGACACGGTGTGGATGCGCGCCGGTACCTACGGGAGCGGCGGCTACAACCAATACACCAGCACCCTCACCGGAACGGCGAGCGCACCGATCATCGTGCGTCAGTATCCCGGCGAGCGTGCGACCATCAACGGCTTCATGACCGTGAACGGCGGCTACACCACGTTCTGGGGCATGGAGTTCATGGACTCCGATCCGTTGCGCATCTCGCATCAGTCCGGATCCTTCGCCACGGACATTCCCCGCGCCAACTACCAGGTGACGGTGAATGGGCCGGGCACAAAGTTCGTCAACGTCGTGGTGCATGACCTCGGGAACGGTCTCGCCGCCTGGGAGTCCGCCACCAACGCCGAAGTCTACGGATCGCTGTTCTACAACAACGGCTGGCAGGGCACTGATCGCGCCCACGGACACGGACTCTACATTCAGAATCTGAGTGGAACGAAGTTGCTGCAGGACAATATTGTGTTCGACAACTTCGATTACGGCATCCAGATCTATTCGCAATCGACGCACATCAACAACATCACGCTGGACGGCAACATCGCGTTCAACAACGGCACCCTCGGCACCTCCGAAGCGCAGGACATCGTCGCCGGCGGCACCGAGAACGGCATGCAGAACTTCGTCGCGACCGGCAACATGACCTACCGGAATGACCGCTGGAAGACGGCCAAATTCGGTCTCGACTATGGCGTACCCAGCTCCAACGGCCGCATCACGGGCAACTACTTCGGCGGAATGGTGCAGTTGCAGAACTGGAGCTCGTTGACATTCACCGGGAACACGCTGATCGGTGGCACGCCGCAAGTCGTCGCGATCGAGCTGATGAGCGGACAGTCATTCTCCTCGTACTCGATGACCGCGCAGCAGTATTTCGAGCCTGGTTCACTGGGCATCTCGCAGCCGTTCGGCACGGTGACCGCCACAGCCGGCGGCAACGGCTACACATTCAGCGATTGGCAGCGAGTCACCGGACGCGATGCCGGAAGCTCCTTCGATGCAGGATCGCCGAGCGGCCAGAAGATTGTGGTCGAGCCGAACAAGTACGAATCCGGTCGCGCCAACATCGCCGTGTACAATTGGAGCCATGGCGGTGCGGCGTCCGTCGACCTCTCGAGCGTTCTCAAGCCGGGCGACCAATTCGAAGTCCGTAACGCACAGAACTTCTACGGCGCACCCGCGTACAGCGGCACGTACGCCGGCGGGACGGTCAGCATCCCGCTGCCCAGCGTGGCACCGGTTGCGGCAATTGGTGGTTCGCCGACCGCTCCGTTGATGACAGCGCCAACGTTCTACGCATTCGTGGTGCTCAGGACGTCGTGA